From Salvelinus fontinalis isolate EN_2023a chromosome 37, ASM2944872v1, whole genome shotgun sequence, the proteins below share one genomic window:
- the LOC129836518 gene encoding 40S ribosomal protein S24 isoform X1, with translation MNDTVTVRTRKFMTNRLLQRKQMVVDVLHPGKATVPKTEIREKLAKMYKTTPDVVFVFGFRTQFGGGKTTGFAMVYDSLDYAKKNEPKHRLARHGLYEKKKSSRKQRKERKNRMKKVRGTKKASVGAAGKKVTWLFPLWCIPLVLVWVRLNSHNFTQAAFVVFPLL, from the exons ATG AACGACACAGTGACAGTCAGAACCCGGAAGTTTATGACAAACCGGCTGCTTCAGAGGAAGCAAATG GTTGTTGATGTCCTCCATCCGGGCAAAGCCACAGTCCCTAAGACTGAGATCAGGGAGAAACTGGCCAAAATGTACAAGACCACCCCCGATGTGGTGTTCGTCTTCGGCTTCAGGACACAGTTTGGTGGCGGCAAGACGACGGGTTTCGCCATGGTCTACGACTCTCTCGACTACGCTAAGAAGAACGAGCCCAAGCACAGACTGGCCAGG CACGGTCTCTATGAGAAGAAGAAGTCCTCCAGAAAACAGCGCAAGGAACgcaagaacagaatgaagaaagTACGAGGCACCAAGAAAGCCAGTGTGGGTGCTGCTGGCAAAAAGGTAACTTGGCTGTTCCCCCTATGGTGCATTCCTCTTGTTCTAGTATGGGTGCGTCTCAATAGTCACAATTTTACACAAGCTGCTTTTGTTGTCTTTCCTCTGCTTTGA
- the LOC129836518 gene encoding 40S ribosomal protein S24 isoform X2, with protein sequence MNDTVTVRTRKFMTNRLLQRKQMVVDVLHPGKATVPKTEIREKLAKMYKTTPDVVFVFGFRTQFGGGKTTGFAMVYDSLDYAKKNEPKHRLARHGLYEKKKSSRKQRKERKNRMKKVRGTKKASVGAAGKK encoded by the exons ATG AACGACACAGTGACAGTCAGAACCCGGAAGTTTATGACAAACCGGCTGCTTCAGAGGAAGCAAATG GTTGTTGATGTCCTCCATCCGGGCAAAGCCACAGTCCCTAAGACTGAGATCAGGGAGAAACTGGCCAAAATGTACAAGACCACCCCCGATGTGGTGTTCGTCTTCGGCTTCAGGACACAGTTTGGTGGCGGCAAGACGACGGGTTTCGCCATGGTCTACGACTCTCTCGACTACGCTAAGAAGAACGAGCCCAAGCACAGACTGGCCAGG CACGGTCTCTATGAGAAGAAGAAGTCCTCCAGAAAACAGCGCAAGGAACgcaagaacagaatgaagaaagTACGAGGCACCAAGAAAGCCAGTGTGGGTGCTGCTGGCAAAAAG TGA